GGCGCTCAGTTGAGCGGCTTTGGTTGGTTCCAGATCGGTGTCAAAGAGATCGGTGATGGCCGCCAGCGTTTGGGCGTGGGCTGCCGTGCGGCGCAGCTCATCGACTTGCGCGGCGCTGGCGGCCACTTGGCGGCTGAGTTCCAGTTGGCTGACCCGCAGTTCCAGCGCTTCCATCACCACCGCGCCGAAGACTTTGAGCATCAGCAGTTCCCGCTCACCGAAAGGATGCGCTTGGGTGTCGATAACGCACAGCGACCCGATGGCGTGTCCATCTGGGGTCATCAGCGGCACTCCCGCGTAAAAGGAGATGTGCGGCTCACCTACCACCAGCGGATTGCCTTCAAAACGCGGATCGCTGGCGGCGTCTTCGACGATCATCACGTCGTCACTCAAAATCGTCCAACTGCAAAACGACACTTCACGCAGCATAGTGCCGCTGTCCATGCCAACACACGATTTTCCCCACTGGCGAAACTGATCTACAAAATTAATCAGCACGATGGGCACTTTCAAGACTTCGGCCACCAAGGCCGTGAGCCGGTCAAAGCTCTCTTCGGGGGCGGAATCAAGAACGCTATAGCGGGCCAAAGCCATCAACCGCGCGTATTCAGATTCGGGGAGGGGAGCCGCTTGCATTGCTCAATTCTGCTCTTTATCCACTCTCTTTGCTCTGACAGAACATACACTCAAGGTAAACTTCTTCTCAAACAAGCACTCATTTTGTGTCAATTGGAATTGATGTCAACCTCTTGGGATTATTTGGTAGAGATGAGTAAAGAATGGGTCTTTATGTGGGCACGTCGGCAAAGCTCTTTCATCTCATATTTAGGCTCAGCTTTCATCGTGTAGGCATGAAAAAGATTCTGATTCTCAGTGTTTTAATTGCCACCGTAACTTCTGCACAGGCCGCTTCCATGCTTTCTCACACCGACACCAATTTTTTAAACAAAGCGGTTATGGGCAATATGTTTGAGATTCAGGCCTCACAATTGGCTCTGACCATGGCCAAAGCTCCTGCCGATCAGACCTTCGCCAAGCAAATGATCAGTGACCACACCAAACTCGGCAGCGACGTTCAAGCGGCAGTCGCCAAAGTTGACGCCAGCATGATGTTGCCGAGCAGCGTATCCAAAGCCCAGCAGAGAATGCTGAACAAGTTGAAGAAATCGGGCAAGAATTTTGACAAGCTCTACAAAGCCGATATGCTCAGCAGCCACGCCAAGACCATCACTCTGTTTGCAAACTACACCGCGTCACGCCACGCCAATCCCACCATTAAAGCGGCCGCGATGAACGCTTTGCCGACCATCAAAACGCACCATGATGAAGCCAAGACACTGCCCAAAATGTAATTGAAAGGCAAGAGTGCAACCAAAAAAGCAGCGTCCTGACATTGGAGGACGCTGCTTTTTTGGAGCTTATGAATGAGCAGAACTCAATTGACGCTTACGTAAGCCTTCAAAAACTCGTCGATAATGCTTTTGCCCTGCGAGGTCAGAAAGTCGGACAGGCCGTCATTGTTTTGCAGCACGCCGTAATAAGCGCTGCTCCAAACGCTGACCGGCTGCTTATACGTGTCAGTGGCTTTAGGGGAAAAATAAGACGTGCTGTCGTACACGTTGATTGAGCCGTACCAAGCGCGGGGCGTGCCGGTGGTTGCGCCAAAATCGAGCGCCACCGCGTAATCGGAGCAAGTTTTAGCGCCGAGTTCGTCAATCTTGATTTTCTTGGCCGCAGTCTGAGCCACGAAATAATCGTAGAGGCCTTGAGCGACTTTACCGGAAGTGGCTTCCATGCCGCCGATGCCCGCCGTGAAAGAGTCGTCGTCGACGCACAGTTTAATGCCGGACAAGTTGTCGTTGTCGTCGACGGCCAAAGCGGAAGAGCCCAAACCGAGCACAAGAGCAGTCAGAAGCAGAGTTGTTTTTTTCATGTTGACCTCGGCTCTCATTGCACGCTTTTTGGTGGCAAGGCGGTGTGAACCAAGAGTCAATGTCTTCGCCCCCACTGGCGGGAGACAGCAGCGGCGGGCGACCACAAAAAACGCGCCCGAAGACGCGCTTTTCAAAAGGGAATTGAGATTTACGACTTGACTTCCGCAAAGCGGCGCGAGACTTCGTCCCAGTTCACGACGCTCCAGAAGGCTTTGAGGTAATCGGGGCGCTTGTTTTGGTAGTTCAGGTAGTAAGCGTGCTCCCAGACGTCTACGCCCAAGATAGGTGTGCCGGAAACGCCTGCCACCGCCTCGCCCATCAAAGGGCTGTCTTGGTTGGCAGTGCTGACGACGGCCAATTTGCCGCCCTGCACGACCAGCCAGGCCCAGCCGGAGCCGAAGCGGGTCTTGGCAGCGTCTTCAAGTTTTTCCTTGAAGGCGTCCATCGAGCCGAAAGCGTCGTTGATGGCCTGGGCGAGTTCGCGGCTGGGCTGCGTGCCTGACTTGCCCAAGACCGTCCAGAAGAGGCTGTGGTTGGCGTGGCCGCCCGCGTTGTTGCGCAGGGCAGTCTTTTTGTCGGCGGGCACCTGATCGAGCTTGGTGATCAGTTCTTCCACAGGCAAGTTAGCCATCTCGCTGCCTTCGAGGGCTTTGTTGGCGTTGTCCACGTAGGCTTGGTGGTGCTTATCGTGGTGAATCTCCATGGTGCGGGTGTCAATGTAGGGTTCCAGCGCGTCGTAAGCGTAAGGCAGGGGGGGAAGGGTATAGGTCATGGGGGGTGCTCCTTTTTGAGTTGGGCCAGCCGGGCGAGGAAGCCCGGCCGCCTCATGGCGTGGTCTTCATCTTAACGCCGCGCCTTGGGGGTTGGGCCTTCAGGGCTTCTTTAGACGCGCCTTGCCAAATTGCCACTCGGCTGAGTTGGCTTTATATTTGGCGCTACGGCTGTGGTTTATCTGAGGTTTGCCTGAAGATTGCGGCCCGCGTGGAGTGGGCAAGCGCTGAGAATGAACGTTGCTCGGTGGGTTCGCAGCAAGTTATGGGCTGAGCGCCATCACTCCAGCGTCAGTTTGCCAGTGCGCTCGGCAAAGCGCCGCCCAGCGCCACCCAAGCGCTCAGCAAGTCTTCCGGCGGCGGCGCGGTGAGGTGCAGCTCTTCGCCGGTGGTGGGATGTGGAATGGTCAGTTGCCAAGCGTGGAGGGCCTGCCGTCCGATCACTTCGCTGGCGCGGCCATACACCTTGTCGCCCACAATCGGGCTGCCGAGGTGAGCTAGATGGACGCGCAATTGGTGGGTGCGTCCGGTACGCGGCTCACAGCGCACCAGGGCCAGCGTGCGGCCGTGTCCGTCTGGGTGCTGGGCGAGCGGCACGAAACGGGTCTGGGCGTCGCGCGAGTTGCTGCCGCCCACCGTCATGTGCTGGCGCTCGATCAGGTGGCGTCCAATTGGAGCGTCCACTTCGGCGACCCGCTCGGCTTTCCACTGGCCCGCCACAATCGCCAAATACACCTTCTGGGTTTCGCGGGCCTTGAAGCTCTCCGAGAGCGCGGCGTGGGCCGCCACCGTCTTGGCCACCACGATCACGCCGCTGGTGTCTTTGTCGAGGCGGTGGACGATGCCGGGGCGGTAGCCGCCTTCGGTATCAAAGTCGTCTTGCTCCGGCAACTTCATGCGGCCCAGGAGGGCATTGACCAAGGTGCCGGACGTGACGCCGGGAGCCGGATGGGTGGTCATCCCGGCAGGCTTGTTGAGGGCGATCAGGGCGTCGTCTTCATAGAGCACTTCAAGAATCACGTCTTCCGGCAGGACGTGGGCGCTGCGCGGCGGCGGCAAGGTCAGCGACAGGGTTTCGCCGCCGCGCAGCTTGACGCTGGATTTGGCGGCGAGCTGGCCGTCCACCAGCACTTGCCCTGAGGCGATGAGTTGAGCCACCTGCGAGCGGGACACGCCCGACAGCTCGGAAAGCGCCGCGTCGAGGCGTCCGGCGACGGCAGTAAAGGTAAGGGGGTCAGCAGACATCCCTCAAGTGTACAGGCCTGAAGTGTGGGGAGCAGAGAACGGCTATTCGTCCCAATCGTCCAAAATAATGTCGTCCAACGCGCCGCCTTGGGCTTTTCTGGCGCGTTTGTTCTCGGCGCGGCGCTCTTTTTTGCGTTTGGGCTTGGGCGGCAGGCCGATCACGTAACGGCCCTGTCCGCAGCGGGCTTCCACTTCGCCGAGCTTTTCAAACGGATCACTTTTGCCCGCGCCCGCCGCGTGGAAGTGCTGAGCGCCGCAAAACGGGCAGGCGGACACCACCCAGAATCCCACCGAGGTGCCGGGCAACTCGCGGAAGGCTACGGCGACATCGGGAACGCGGGGCGCTTTAGGCTTGGCCATACTGGCAAAAAGGTAACGCAGCCGCACCAACAAGACTGTGAGACGTGCAGGCGGCGTGTTGGCCCTATTCCTCACCCGATTTGGGAGCGCTAGGCTTCCTCACCTTCCGGTTCCAGCAAATACGTCACCACGCTGCGGGAGTGCAGGAATCCGGCGCGGGTGTACAAAGTGCGGGCTGGCCCTTCGTGGTCGTGGGCACGCACCTGCACCGCCCGCACTTCGGGGCGCTCAAAAGCCCGCTTCGCGGCGTGCATCAGCAGGGTTTTGCCGTGGCCCTGTCCGCGCTCGGCGGGATGAACGGCGAGGTAAGTCATGCGGGCGAGGTCGCCGTCGAGTTCGGTTTCGGCAAAGCCGAGCGCCTTGCCGCCGCGCCTGAGCACGCTGATCTGCACGTCGGGCGAGTGCAGGTGGGTCAGCAGTTGCGCCTCGCTCCAGTGCAGCCGCTCGCTCCAGGTGTCCTCGGCAGCGCGGTAAAGGGCGCGGTAGGTTTGGGTATCGGCGCTGTGATCCAGCGTCAGGCCATCTGTCAGCGCCGCCGCCGCGCCAAGCTGACCGCGTGACAGGCGGTAAAAATCGGTGGAATGCATCGGCAAAAAAGCCGCTGCTTCCAGCGCTCCGCGCACCGCCACGTTGTCGCGGGCGGCAAAGGCGTACACGCTTTGGTTGTCGCTGTGTTTGAGAGCCGCGCCGAGCAAGCGGGGCAAATTGCCCGGCGTTTCTGAAAGCGGGCCTTCGAGCAAGAGGCCGTCTTGAAACGGCGACAGCGCCGCGAACGCCGTGACGCTGCCGAGGTCGTCGGCGGTCACCAAACAGGTTTTGCCGCTGTTCTCAAGCGCCAAATCGTCGGGCGTGCGGGCGTCTGGAGCGAAGACTTCGCGCTCTGGAGCGCCGTCCATCCAAGAAAGTAAGCTCACCACATCTGGGCCGTCGCTGGACTGCAAGCTGCGAATCATTGACCTGACCTCCCTTGACAAGTGGAAAAGACAGAAACTCAAAACGGTGTTGGACGCTTTTTAGTGTAGACGTACATCGGTGAAGGCGAACTGTAAATCCTCACGGCATTTTCCCGCGCGGGCGTGCTAGACTTTGCTCATGCCCTGAACTGGGTACGGACTGCACTCTCCCACGCAACGCCACGACGCGCGTTTCGGGGGATTTTTTGTTTTTGGCAGGTCATTTCCTTTTTGGCAAAGCAGTGGGCCGGCAAACCAAATGGAAAACCAAACAAGCACGTGAAGGAAGGCAACACCAGGGAGGGGTCGCTTTGAAAGAGCAGACAGATTTGATGGCCTTACGCGCTCAGCTCGCCAAAGCTGAGAAGGCCAGTCGGCGTAAGCCCGCTCCCGCGCCCAAGCCAGCCAACTTGGCCCTCAAGCCGCTCAGCCCGCAGCGCGAAGCTGAGTTGCAGGGGGTCAGCACCGATGATTTTTTGCTTTCCCGCGCCCACTCCCGGCTGCGCGAAGCGGTCTACGAAGGCCACTATCACGTCTGCACCCACGCCACCCACCACGCCCGCGCCGAGGGATTCTTGGAACACGACATCATGCAGGTGCTGCTGTCCGGGCGGGTAAGGGCCATTTATCCGCAGGAGCGCCGCTGGCTGGTGGCCGGGTACTTTGAAGCCTGCACCATCAAATTGCCGCTTCACGTCGTCGTGCAGCTTGAAACCGTCCACACTCCGGCGGGTTCGGTGGACTTTTTGGACGTGGTGACAGCCTTTGTGCCCAAGCATCCGCATCACATCATCAGCCGCGTCCGCCTCGCCGTGCTGCTGCGCTACGACGACGAAACGGTGCAGCACCGGATGTCAGTGGTGGCCAACCGGGTCGGACACAAAAGCAAAGGCAAGTGGAAACGGGGAGCTTAGGCCTTAACCCTAAAAAACGCTCCACCCGCTGTTGTATTCGGGGCAGGCCATATTCCAGATGCTCTGGCTGAGCAGCGCGTTGCTGACCGAGAGGACTGTGCCGCTGCCGCGATTGACCGAAGTGACGCCGCTCGGGGCTTTGACGCTGAGGAGGCAAGCCGGATTGGCCGAATCTTTGCCAAATTGCACGGTGCTGCGAACAGCGTTGGCCCGCACATACAAAATCTCTTTGAAATTCACGAGGTAGCTGCGCGAAGCCGTATCGGTGGACGAGGGGGTCTGTGCCGCCGAGCACTCTGCTCCGCAGCGCTGGACAGCCACGCTTTGGCCGCTCAGCACAGGCGCAGTTGGTACGGTTCCACAAGCCACCAACATCAGCGGCAATACCATGAATTTTTTCACATCCCCATCATGACAAGATTGTGGGAGTTTTGTCAGAGTGGCATTGGCATGTTAAAAAGCTCCTTTTGCAGAAGGAAAATGTGAAAAAGCCCACGTAGGCCTCCTTTCCCATCTGTCTGTTCGAGAAATAAGGACGCCGCACTCCCCAATCAATTAAGGTTTGATAAATAGTTTGAGACCACGTTTTCGTCCAGTCGCAGAGCAAAAGCGGCCTTACTACTCGCTTCAAAGCGCTGACCTCCTCTGCGACGCTATGCTGAGCAGATGACTGCTGCTTCCCCCAATCCTGCCCGTGAGGTGGCCCTCCGGGTGCTGACCCGCGTGCTCGGCGGCGCTTACGCCTCTGCCGAGCTTGACCGTGAACTCAAACGTGCCCATTTGGCGGGCCGCGACTCGGGCCTAGCCACCCAACTGGTCTACGGCACCTTGCGCCACTACCGGCGGCTCAACGCCGCGCTGACACCGCTGCTTCAGGAAAGTACCCGGGACAGCACCCGCGCCGTGCTGCTGGCCGGAGCGTACGAAAAATTCGTGCTGGAAACGCCGGTTCACGCTGTGGTCAACGAGTACGTGGACTTGGCACGCGGCGGCTTCGGCCCGCCTGGACTGGTCAACGCGGTGCTGCGGCGCTTGGAGCGGCTGCCCAATGTCTCGGCTTTGCCCGAATGGTTGGAAGCCGAGCTGCAGGACGCCTACGGTTCACAGGCGCGGGCGGTGCAGGAGAGCTTGCTCGAACCTCAACCGCTCTGGCTGCGGCTGACGCCTGAAGGCGTGGGTGCCCTGCGCGGCGAGGGCAGCGAAGTGGAAGAAGGTCACGGCGACGTTTACCGCGTCTCACTTTCACGGCCTCTGGGCGTCACCTCGGCGTTCAAGAGTGGCTGGGCGCAGCCGATCAATCCGGCGAGCTTTGCTTGTGTGTTGGCCCTCGGTGAAGTAGAGGGCGTGCGGGTGCT
The sequence above is drawn from the Deinococcus detaillensis genome and encodes:
- a CDS encoding DUF4142 domain-containing protein, whose protein sequence is MKKILILSVLIATVTSAQAASMLSHTDTNFLNKAVMGNMFEIQASQLALTMAKAPADQTFAKQMISDHTKLGSDVQAAVAKVDASMMLPSSVSKAQQRMLNKLKKSGKNFDKLYKADMLSSHAKTITLFANYTASRHANPTIKAAAMNALPTIKTHHDEAKTLPKM
- a CDS encoding superoxide dismutase, which translates into the protein MTYTLPPLPYAYDALEPYIDTRTMEIHHDKHHQAYVDNANKALEGSEMANLPVEELITKLDQVPADKKTALRNNAGGHANHSLFWTVLGKSGTQPSRELAQAINDAFGSMDAFKEKLEDAAKTRFGSGWAWLVVQGGKLAVVSTANQDSPLMGEAVAGVSGTPILGVDVWEHAYYLNYQNKRPDYLKAFWSVVNWDEVSRRFAEVKS
- a CDS encoding RluA family pseudouridine synthase; the encoded protein is MSADPLTFTAVAGRLDAALSELSGVSRSQVAQLIASGQVLVDGQLAAKSSVKLRGGETLSLTLPPPRSAHVLPEDVILEVLYEDDALIALNKPAGMTTHPAPGVTSGTLVNALLGRMKLPEQDDFDTEGGYRPGIVHRLDKDTSGVIVVAKTVAAHAALSESFKARETQKVYLAIVAGQWKAERVAEVDAPIGRHLIERQHMTVGGSNSRDAQTRFVPLAQHPDGHGRTLALVRCEPRTGRTHQLRVHLAHLGSPIVGDKVYGRASEVIGRQALHAWQLTIPHPTTGEELHLTAPPPEDLLSAWVALGGALPSALAN
- a CDS encoding GNAT family N-acetyltransferase; translated protein: MIRSLQSSDGPDVVSLLSWMDGAPEREVFAPDARTPDDLALENSGKTCLVTADDLGSVTAFAALSPFQDGLLLEGPLSETPGNLPRLLGAALKHSDNQSVYAFAARDNVAVRGALEAAAFLPMHSTDFYRLSRGQLGAAAALTDGLTLDHSADTQTYRALYRAAEDTWSERLHWSEAQLLTHLHSPDVQISVLRRGGKALGFAETELDGDLARMTYLAVHPAERGQGHGKTLLMHAAKRAFERPEVRAVQVRAHDHEGPARTLYTRAGFLHSRSVVTYLLEPEGEEA
- a CDS encoding transcription antitermination factor NusB, producing MTAASPNPAREVALRVLTRVLGGAYASAELDRELKRAHLAGRDSGLATQLVYGTLRHYRRLNAALTPLLQESTRDSTRAVLLAGAYEKFVLETPVHAVVNEYVDLARGGFGPPGLVNAVLRRLERLPNVSALPEWLEAELQDAYGSQARAVQESLLEPQPLWLRLTPEGVGALRGEGSEVEEGHGDVYRVSLSRPLGVTSAFKSGWAQPINPASFACVLALGEVEGVRVLDLAGGAGVKAAMLASRGAQVTSVDANEKKARPARQNMGRLHLKAEFLTADLTRTPSDLAPAQLVLLDAPCSGSGTLRAHPEIALRLTEQTVSELAELQAKLLRACAPLVAPGGTLVYSVCSISASEGPAQMQRFLADHPDFAPAPLPDLLVPVTERGAGVLTMMQGGIDGFYIARLQRR